The following are from one region of the Rhipicephalus microplus isolate Deutch F79 chromosome 1, USDA_Rmic, whole genome shotgun sequence genome:
- the LOC142766667 gene encoding uncharacterized protein LOC142766667, which yields MSIEENVDALLVLPTRLVELESSVQHLFDKFDEFQRRLQVQEKATLQRSNRVDKLQRTDPSNELAQLKLDLDNLEGRSRSMNIEILGVPESEMEDLMMKVNEIAAQMKLPLLNKSDVAAMHRLPAKPGRTRGIIIRFTHQELRDTWLANKKQLKGEGHVFFCENMTRLSRVVLSKAKEWARTLGYAYVWYSNGNILVRRMSGDRAVVIPTEDDLASLAASKQQQKGDDERVAITIRFAISLNRDGDPAVPLFS from the coding sequence ATGTCAATTGAAGAGAATGTTGATGCCCTCTTGGTTCTGCCAACAAGACTGGTGGAGCTCGAATCATCCGTTCAACATCTTTTTGACAAATTCGATGAATTTCAAAGGAGACTGCAGGTACAAGAAAAAGCTACCTTGCAGCGATCGAATAGAGTTGATAAACTTCAACGCACTGATCCTAGCAACGAATTGGCTCAGCTCAAACTGGATCTCGACAACCTTGAAGGCCGTAGTCGTAGTATGAACATTGAAATACTCGGTGTTCCAGAAAGTGAGATGGAAGACctaatgatgaaggtaaacgaaaTAGCTGCTCAAATGAAGCTCCCACTCCTAAACAAGAGTGACGTTGCTGCTATGCATAGACTTCCGGCTAAACCAGGCAGAACTCGTGGCATCATTATACGCTTTACCCACCAAGAACTCCGCGATACGTGGCTTGCAAACAAAAAGCAGCTAAAGGGCGAAGGACACGTTTTCTTCTGTGAGAATATGACACGACTATCACGCGTAGTCCTATCGAAGGCAAAGGAGTGGGCCCGAACTTTAGGGTATGCTTATGTATGGTACTCAAATGGAAACATTTTGGTGCGCAGAATGAGTGGTGACCGTGCTGTTGTTATACCCACTGAGGATGACCTTGCCAGTCTTGCGGCCTCAAAACAACAGCAGAAAGGTGATGACGAAAGGGTCGCCATCACCATCAGGTTCGCCATCTCCTTAAACCGAGATGGCGACCCTGCAGTTCCACTTTTCTCGTGA